Part of the Rhizoctonia solani chromosome 2, complete sequence genome is shown below.
TTCTTTGTTTGTTGGAATGAAAATACGTCCCCTGTCTTGGGACATGTCACCTGGCCATTATTCCTGGCTGCTTGCTCCTCGAGGGCCTTCATAACGATATCAATGATAATTAGGATAATTAGGATTCGGTGAACACTTACCTTTTGAGAATAAACTTGGCCGTTGGGAAGGCACAGGGGTGGATTATCGCCATCCATGATTTTGCCCGTAATACGACAGACTATCACCGAATTAATGTGGTGGCTCCAGGGGACCTCCTTCGCCAGTACCCCTAAACCATCTGTATCGCATACTGGACAGTCGACATTGCGTTGAGCAGGGTCATAACACGCGGGAAGTTTAAGAGATGTAAGACCCGCTGACAGGCCCAGTGCCAAAAGGGAAGTAGTAGGGATATTATACAAGGCGTAAACGGCGTGCCGGAAGGTGCGAATTAAATAAGACCACCTCTGAGGATCATACAGCTCCTATCAAATCCAATTAGTCAACCTGTATCAGCCAATAGGATTTTTTCGGAGGCACACTTTGTAGGTAAGCATCCCCATCGAAGGAGGACAAACAAGAAGTGCAGCGGCTTGTTTGCACTGCTGTGGGTGAGTGTCATACCATGAAATAAGGTGTTTCTTCAAGTACGCCATGGCCTCAGCCGTCTTCCCCTGTTGGACGATTTCGATATACTCCTGTAGTCGAAGCTCGAATTCGAGGGAATTCTAAATAGGAGTGGGATAAGTCCATGAGTCGTGTTGGGACGTAATCCCTTACTCGCCTTCATCTTCTTTAGCGCTGCTTTATTTTCGCTACACCAAGCCAAAGCAACGGCACATTTCTGCTCCCGAAGAGCGTCCTCTACTTTCCGTATCTCTGCGAATAGCTCCGTGTCTACCAATAACTGGACCCAATTACCTAATCAAAACGGATACACCCTAACACATACCCACCACTTACCTCCAGGCCTTTCTCCCGGGCGAGGGTCAGTGCAGTTTCATCGCGTGAATTCCTGAGCGCCCAATCGACGACCCATCTGTCAGTACGAGTGTCTGTCCACCGAATATAATCAGGTTGATCCGTCGTTCCGGCGTTTTCTAATAACAGTAGGTGTTCTAAACGTTGCTTAAACGCTGTTTGGCTGGGAGTAACATGATTTGTTTGAATGTCTAGCAACTAGCCGAAATGTTTGTGTCACGATCAAAAATTAGAGTATCCATGCATATTGCACGTGGTAGGCTGAGTGAAGGTACATACCCTCTTTTTGAGGCCCTCCACCCGAGCTATAACACCATCCAAAACTTTTGCTGTCTCAATTGGGTCCCGATCACCAAGTCTAGGCTTCGCGAGCTCGGCCGATGCGGACTGAATGGCCCCAAACTCACGCTCAATGTGTTTTTGTGAGTTTCGAAAATGCTTGCGTAGGGTCTCATGGGGTACCTACACACCGGAGAATAAGTGAATTGGAGTATAGGTAACTTATCGTGTCAAATTGCTTACTCTGAGAAGAGGTTGCTCAAATAGAATGGTTCCTTCGATATTTACTTTATTGTTCATGGTGGTTGTCGCTCCTATGGTCCCGCGAGGACCTTGAGAACCAGACATGTCAGCCTCACGTGAGAGGCACACTTTGACGAGCCGCCGGCTGAAGGATCATGCACCGATGAATAAGGTTCCTTTAGAGTTTGTAAT
Proteins encoded:
- a CDS encoding macrophage erythroblast attacher, producing MSGSQGPRGTIGATTTMNNKVNIEGTILFEQPLLRVPHETLRKHFRNSQKHIEREFGAIQSASAELAKPRLGDRDPIETAKVLDGVIARVEGLKKRLLDIQTNHVTPSQTAFKQRLEHLLLLENAGTTDQPDYIRWTDTRTDRWVVDWALRNSRDETALTLAREKGLENSLEFELRLQEYIEIVQQGKTAEAMAYLKKHLISWYDTHPQQCKQAAALLVCPPSMGMLTYKELYDPQRWSYLIRTFRHAVYALYNIPTTSLLALGLSAGLTSLKLPACYDPAQRNVDCPVCDTDGLGVLAKEVPWSHHINSVIVCRITGKIMDGDNPPLCLPNGQVYSQKALEEQAARNNGQVTCPKTGDVFSFQQTKKMFIS